One stretch of Sinomonas terrae DNA includes these proteins:
- a CDS encoding bacterial proteasome activator family protein gives MSEAHGSTSPHGGPHEEPFVGTTLDDDGAQSAGRAGEGSARNGEQGERPKRTSVQELVDEPAKVMRIGTMIRQLLEEVKGAPLDEAARTRLAEIHDRSIHELEDGLAPELVDELHRISLPFSDDAVPSESELRVAQAQLVGWLEGLFHGIQTAIAAQQAAHQLAASQVQLRQLPPGTMIAPGVVIGENGEPQRAPGGLEHERPRSDRPEHGPGQYL, from the coding sequence ATGAGCGAAGCGCACGGGAGCACGTCGCCGCACGGCGGTCCACATGAGGAGCCTTTTGTGGGAACCACGCTTGACGACGACGGCGCGCAGTCCGCTGGCCGCGCCGGCGAAGGCTCCGCTCGCAACGGCGAGCAGGGGGAGCGCCCGAAGCGGACGAGCGTCCAGGAGCTCGTTGACGAGCCGGCGAAGGTCATGCGGATCGGCACGATGATCCGGCAGCTCCTCGAAGAGGTGAAGGGGGCACCGCTGGACGAGGCGGCCCGGACTCGCCTGGCCGAGATCCACGATCGCTCCATCCACGAGCTCGAGGACGGCCTCGCTCCCGAGCTCGTCGACGAACTCCATCGCATCTCCCTGCCGTTCTCCGACGACGCCGTCCCGTCCGAATCGGAACTCCGGGTCGCGCAGGCCCAGCTTGTCGGCTGGCTCGAGGGGCTCTTCCACGGGATCCAGACGGCGATCGCGGCCCAGCAGGCTGCGCACCAGCTCGCGGCCTCGCAAGTCCAGCTCCGCCAGCTCCCGCCCGGGACGATGATCGCGCCAGGCGTCGTGATCGGTGAGAACGGCGAGCCTCAGCGCGCCCCCGGCGGCCTCGAGCACGAGCGTCCGCGGTCCGACCGCCCGGAGCATGGCCCGGGCCAGTACCTCTGA